ATTTTGCGGGGACCCCAAAACATAAGCGCGGTGGCCGGGCATTCCGGCCGCCGCTTTTTTGTCACCAGAAGTATTTCTGCAAGATTAGTAACATTCACTGGTTTTGAACTAAATGTTGAACATTCATCTCTAATTTAGAATTCATTCGATATAAAATGAGCGTAGCGATTATAGCAATCGCAACCCCAACAGCACCAATCCATGTAATCGATGCAAGCGAGACCGTTTCAATAGCTACCCCGCCTATACCAGCACCCGCTGCCATAGCAAGCTGTATCATCGACTGATTAAGACCAAGCATAACACCTGAGGCTTCGGGTTCAATTGTCGTTAAATGATATTGCTGCGTCGGACCAGATGACCATGCGGAGAACGACCACAACAATAGCACGACCATTACACCAATGAATGTATTCGTCGCCAAAGACAGTAGGATCAGCATTACAATATGGAGGATCAATCCGCTGAATAAGGTTCGGTTAACCCCCCACCGGTCCGTGCTGAAGCCACCGATTTTGGAGCCTATCATGCTGGCTATACCAAATATAAGCAGAGCTCCGCTGAGATATTTATCACTTATGCCCGATACTCCAAGCAAATACGGTGAAAGATACGTATATGCTACCGAATATCCGCCAAGCCAAAAGAAGGTAATCGCGAGTCCCAATGCGACCTTAGGCTTTTGTAGCAAACGTAATTGTTGCCGTAATGGAATAGGTTCATCTCCCTTAACACGCGGGATGGCGAAAGAAAGTATAATCATTGCGATAATCCCTAAAAGGGCAATACCCCCGAACACAGATTTCCAGCCGAGCGTATCCGCTGCAATGCGCCCAAGTGGTACGCCAATGATTAAGGATGCTGTAAAGCCCATTACGACTGTTGCAATCGCGCTTGCTTGTTTACCCTCTGGGGCAATTTTCGCTGCAATGTTTAAGGCGGTAACAACCACTACCCCTGCGCCTATGGCCATAATGATGCGGGCAACTACAAACAATCCATACCCGGGCAAAAGAACAGCGAGAATGTTAGATACCACAAACAAACCTAGACCCGTCATGATTAATTTCCGTCTGTCTATACCTGCGGTTACAGCCATAAGAATAGGAGTAAATATAGCGTAGACTAGCGAAAAAATCGTAATTAATTGCCCGGCGGCGGCAACTGAAACACCAAGAGAAAGGGATACCTTATCTAAAATACCAGACAGAATATACTCGGACGTCCCTACCAAAAAACTAACAATGGCTAAAATATACACCTTCCAGCTTAGCGACATAAAATGATACAGCTTCTTTGATTTTGTCTATTGTACATACAATTCACGAATTATCGATATGATAATTAAATTGACATATCGCGAATTGTCGATGCATAATGCCAAGATAACGCCGAATTCCTGGTAAAGAACTCAGTGTTATCTCTCTTACATATCTGTCATCGTATACTGCGCTAACTGACGTATGGCTTCCTCGTCTCTCTGGTAATACGTAAATTTGCCTATACGTTTTGTGGTGATTAGCCCTGCCCGCTGCAACATCGTAAGATATTGAGAAGCTGTGGACTGAGTCATGTTCAGCTTGTCGGTTATTTGACTTACACAAACCCCGATCTCCTCCATATCCACTCCTTCGTGGGGTTTAAAATGAACGTATGGCTCTTTAAGCCATTGTAAGATCTGTAACCTGGATTCATTCGACAAAGCCTTAAATACATCAATTGGATTCATAATCATTATTATATCGATGATTTGCGATATGTCAATACGGTATCCTTATTAGATTTCTCTTCATTATATCTGTTATTGATTTAGTTAAAGTATGAAGCTGCGTTCGTAGCGAACGTTCAGCGATAGAGCTCTTGCCTTTCCCCCTGCCCTACCCCCACAGTAAGTGAACTTGAGCTTCCCCCTATTTGGGAGGAGTGGCGGAGGGGATGTTTGGAACTGTAGGAGCGAATGCGTCCGCCTTTGTCTCCGGATTTCAACCGCTGGAAGCGGCTTGAATCAAGAAATTTGGAGACAACAGCGGCCGAAAGTCCAAACAATCCCCGGAGCCTCGACTATTCCCAATATAGAGAGGTAACTCCTGTTCACATTACTTCACCGACCCGATCATCCCAGCCACAAACTGCTTCTGCATCACGAAGAACACCAGCGCAGTAGGAATCGTGCCGATTACAATCGCGATCATAATCATTCCGTAGTCCGGGGCATATCCCGAGCCGAGGGTGGAGATCAGCAGCGGCATGGTCTTGGTCTGCGGCGTCTGCAATACGATCAGCGGCCAGAGATAGTTGTTCCAGCTCGACATGAACGTAATGATGGCTCCGGCGGCGTAAGTCGTCTTCATCGTCGGCAGGTAGATGCGCAGGAAGATGCCCAGCTCGCTAAGCCCATCCATCCGGCCGGCCTCCAGCAGCTCCTTCGGGAACATTTTGGTGCTCTGGCGGAAAAAGAAGATCAGGAACGCGGTAGTCACGGTAGGCAGAATGACCGAGACAATCGTATCGATGCCCATCCACGGGAAGACGTTCGAGATCTGGCCGAACATCCGGTACAGCGGAATCATCAGCGCGGCGAACGGAATCATCATCGACAGCAGCAGAATGTTGAATACGATATCCTTCGAGCGGCTGCGGAAGACCTCGAAGCCGTAGCCGGCCAGCGAAGCAATCAGCAGCGCCAGCAGCGTGGTAGTTATGGAGATTTTCGCTGAATTCATCAGAGATAACTGCAGGTCCGTGGTATCCAGCAGCTTGCGCAGATTCTCCAGCAGATGGGTACCCGGCAGCAGCCGCCCGCGGGTGACATCCACCGACTGGTTCGTCGAGCTGACGACCATCCACAGGAATGGAAAGATGGAGACAATGGCCGCGATGCTCAGGAACAGATACATGAAGAAACGTTTACTTTTAGCCATTCTTATCACCTGCCACTTTAAACTGGATGACCGACAGCAGCGCAATCATAATCACGATCGAATACGATACGGTGGCTGCATAGCCGAAGTCTGCTGCATATTTGAACGACAAATTGTAGATGTACTGGGAGATCGTCTGGGTCGCGTTGCCCGGGCCGCCCTTCGTAATATTCATGACCTCGTCGAACAATTGCAGGGTCCCGATGGTTGAGGTAATCGAGGTGAACAGGATGATCGGTTTCAGCAGCGGGACCGTAATTCCGAAGAATTGCCGGGTAGACGATGCTCCGTCAATTTTGGCGGCCTCATAGATGGAGTGATCGATATTTTGCAGGGCTGACAGGTAAAAAATCATATTGTAACCCGTCCAGCGCCAAGTGATCGCTATGATAATGGTGATTTTGGCCCAGAACGGATCGGTGATCCATTCAATCGGGGCACTGACCAGATGGAGCTTCAGCAGCATCGTATTCACCAGGCCATTGCCGGAGAACAAATACTTGAATACCACAGAATACGCAACCAGCGAAGTGACACAGGGCAGGAAGATCGCCGTCCGGAAAAACCCCTTGAATCTCAGCTTGCTGTCATTCAGCAGCACCGAGATAAATAGCGCAAGGATGATCATCAGCGGCACTTGAACAAGCAAATAGATGAAGGTGTTCTTAACTGATACAATAAATGTCTTGTCAGACAGAAGCCGTGAATAGTTATCGAAGCCGGTAAACGTAAGATTGCTGCCCGTTCCCGTCTGGAACGACAGAATGAGTGCCTGAAGCATCGGGTAGAAATAGAAGACGAAGATCAGAATGACCGCAAGCAGGACGAAGGACCATCCGGTCAACACGCTTTTGGTGCGGAATCTTAGTTTGGAATTTGTTTGATGCACAGTGCCCAGTCCTTTCCTGATTATTAATTATTATAAAATAAACCCCGGACGCCGCCCGCCTCCTGAACTCCCGGAAGCTGCAGGCCACGCCCAAGGTTCACGGTGTGCACAACCTAACTATTTAATCTGTGACTCGGCCTGGGCCTGGGCATCGCTCAGCACGCTGTCAATATCCTTGCCGTTCAGATAATTCTGCATCTCTACAATCAGGATGTCTTCAATCGCATACGTGTTGATTCCGTAATTGACGCTTGGGATCTGCTCCGTCCAGGCAGCGAAATCCGATACAACCTTCTGGCCGCTGAAGAATTCATTGGCCTGGCTGTAAGCCTCTCCGCCCGCAGCCGCTTTGAAGGTCCCAATGACACCGATGTCCGTGAGCAGCTTCTGGTACATTTCCACATTCGAGCCGAAGGTCTTCGCCATGAAATCTGCAGCCGTCTCCTTACCATCCACATTCATGACATACCAGGAGCTTCCGCCCAGGTTCGAGGCATGAACGGATTTGTTCACCGTCAGCTTCGGAAGCGGTGCAATGCCCCACTTGCCGGATTGTGACGCTTCAGCCGTAATCGAAGGAGTGATCCAGTTGCCTGTCGGCACGGAGGCTACATCGCCGCTGTTCAGGGCGGCTACGAACTGGCTCCAGTCTGCATGCACCTTGGCTACGTTCGATTCGGTCAGCTCCTTATAGGTTTCAAAGGCTTCCTTAAGCGGTGCATTCCCCGCGATATTCGGCGTCTTGCCGTCTTCCTTCAGGTACCACTCGCCTGCGGATTGAATCATCACCCGGATCAGGCCGAGGTCGTTCGGGTCCAGTGTAATCAGCGCTTTGCCGGTTTTCTCTTTCACAGCTTTGCCGATTTCAATATATTTCTTCCAGTCGATATCCTGCAGATCGGCCAGCTTGTAGCCTGCCTGCTCCAGATAGTCGGTTCTTACATAGAGACCGGTAACGCCGGAGTCAAAAGGAATCCCATACTGCTTGCCGTCCAGGCTGGTCGGTCCGCTTTTGTAATCCGCGAAGTCGGTGCCCTTGATCGAGCTGCTTAGATCGTAGAAGGAATCCTTGTACGACTGCAGGAAGCTCTGGGAACGGTAATCCTCAATCAGCACGATGTTCGGCAGACCCTTGGTGGTTCCGGAATTCAGCCCCGTGTTCAGCTTCTGGATGATATCCGCCTGTGCATATTCCACAATGTTAATTTTTACGTCAGGGTTCGTCTTGGCATATTCTGCTTTAGCCACTTCCAGTGCGGCGATGTTGAATGCAGGGTCCCAAGCCCAAATCGTAATTTCCTTCGCCTGTGCAGGCTCTGTAGCTGCTGTATTCTCTGTCTTTCCCTTGTCCCCAGCAGTATTGCCGGAATTCTTGGACCCGGAGTTCGAGCTGCAGGCCGTAAGCAGCAGCAGGCAAATCAGGACTAACGCAAAGCCTTTTTTCATTGGTAAGCCTCCCCTTTGATGCGCTTTTCGGTATCTCGCTTGAATGTAAGCGCTTATTTATTACATAAGTAATCTTATCACCCGCTCCGTGGGACCCGTTAGAACTTACTTTATGGGGATTGGTCATTTTATCGCCTGATTGTAAGCGTTACCTTATTAAGTATTTGTTCTTTTTTTGGAAAATGGTAATAATCTCACTTCTTCATCAGCGGCAGGCGGATTCGGATCGCAGTTCCCTCCCCCGGCGCACTCTTAATGGTGACTCCATATTCTTCGCCGTACATCAGCACCAGCCGGTCATGCACATTGCGGATACCGATTCCGGTGAACAGCTGGCGCTTCCCAGCCAGGCCGGACATAGGCAGATCAGCCGCTCCGGTATCCATTCCATCCCCGTTATCCACCACCTCACAGAGCAGTGATCCGGCATCCTGGGAGATGAGGATATGGATATATCCGCCGCTTTTCTGCGTAAACGCATGGAAGAAGGCATTCTCAATGAACGGCTGAATAATCAGCTTCGGCAGATGACAGTCCATACAATCCGGGGAGACGAAGAAATTCACCCGGATCCGTTCACCGTACCGCACATGGTTGATGAACACATAGGATTTCAGATTCTCCAGCTCCTGCGTCACCGTAATGCTCTCACTGACATTGCTCAGCGCATTCTGCAGCATCGAGATCAGGGCATGAATCGTATGGACCGCCTTCTCCTGACTGCCTTGCTGCACCAGGAAGTTGACTGAAGCCAGCGTATTGTACAGAAAATGCGGGTTAATCTGATGCTGCAAGGCCGCAAGCTCGGCATTCCGCTGCTCCTTCTGCGTCTCCACCAGCTTCTCGACATATTCATTCAGCTCGTCCAGCATATAGTTATAAGCATGCCCCAGCTCCTGAAATTCAAAGCTCCCTGTAACCGTAATGTAATTGTGGAAGTTACGCTCGGTGATTTTGGACATCTGCCGGGTAAGCAGCGTGAGCGACCGGGTTAGCCTTCTGAAGATCAGGAACACCACGATCAGGGCCACGGCCACGATGGCTGAGCAGAACAGCACGACCATTTTACCGTTGACCATCTGGCCAAGGGCCGTCTGCTTATCGATCAGGTTCACAATGTAGAAATCATAAGACGAGAGGTAATCCGCAATCAGGATCGTGTCGGTGCCCTGGAATTCAATGTTCTGGTAAGCAAGCTGCTGCTCCTCAATCTCCTTCGCCCCCTGTAGCAGATCCCCTGCCTGCTGGCCCATCAGATCACTGCGGTTGCTGGACACAATCATCCCCTGCTTATTCAGGATCACTACATCGTTCCCGGTACTGACAAAGCTCCCGTAGAAGGAGCGGAAATCCTTTTCATGAATTGTGAAAAAAAGCGTCCCGTAAATATCGCCGGTTGTCCGGTCCATCAGCGCTTTGCTGCCTACAATCACCGCTTCCTTCTGCGCCGAATCCGGCATCGTCTCCTCATAGAACTGGTACATCAGCCGTTTCGGTTCAGCCAAAGTATTCCGTGTCAGCTCATGCTGCTGCAGCTCCCGGTCACTCATTAGCAGATTGTTCGTATTGGTGGAGTAGCTGCGGCCGTTTTTGCCCATAATTTTGATCCCGACCTGGTAGGCATCGAGCGTGGACTGAATCTTCTTCATCTGCGTGGTCATATTGTAATAGGTCCGCAGCATCCGCAGAGAGTCCGAGTCCTCCTCAGACAGGAAGGAGCGGATCGTGCCGCTTAGCTGAGTATTATTGGTAGCCGTAACGATCGAATAATGAAAAGCTTCAAAGCTCGCCTTAATCTGGCTGATCACCTTGGAATTCGTAATGCTGAACGTATTCATGAACAGCTTCTCCGACATGCGGACGGTCGTCCAGGAGGAAGCGATGGCTACGGCGATGATGCTGATCAGCATGACGATGAAGATTTTGATGAACAGGCTGTGAAATTTGAACCGCTCCCAGTATCTGCGCATACGCTCTACTCCTGCCCGTAATGCTGACGCCGGTAGCCGCTCGGGGACAAGCCGTAATACTTCTTGAACACTTTGCAAAAATAGCTGTGATCGCCGTATCCGACCATACTACTGATCTCCGCTATGGGTGCCTCCCCGGCCCGCAGCAGCTCTGCCGCCTTGCCCGTGCGGACCGTGTTGAGATGCTCCTTGAAGCCTTCGTGATTGTAGGTCGTGAACAGGCTCGACAGATACGAAGGGTTGAAATGAAAATGACGGGCCAGCTCCGTAAGGGTTAACGGCTCGGCATAATGCTCCTCTATGTACTGGAGCAGCTTCGTCATATTGGCATTGCTGCCCGGTGCAGGCGCTGCCGATGAAGTCAGCTCCATGATCCGGCTCAGGTAATCATTCAGGATCTGCACGGCCTGCTCGGCTGTGCCCGCTTCATCGATGGCCCGGAACAGGCCGTATTTCCCCTCCTCCAGCTCCTGCAGATGGCTGAGCTGATTCGTAATATTGAAGATAATATTGCCCAGGAAGGACTTGAACTGATACACATCCCCGTCTTTCTGGCGGCTGAGCGCATCCACATGCTGATGCAGATCACCGAACGCTTCCGTAAGCTGCTGCCGCTTCAGCTGTTCTGTGAACTGCGTCAGATTGAACTTGGGCAGCGGGGCCTCCTGATCTGGACGTTCCGGCTGGTTGAGCAGGATCTGCTCCGGCCGGAAAAACCGGCACTGCTGTAATCTTGCAACGCTCTCCTGCTGGATGGCCGCCAGCTCGCTGAGCGAGCTGAAGCTCCGGCTGAGCGTCAGCCGTATTTCCGTTTCTTGCCCAGCCAGCGTATCGGCTAACTGGTGTAGAGTCTCCAGCAGCTGCGGCCAATGGGCTTCCTCCAGATTAATCAGCATGAATGTAGTGCCCGAAGACTCTGCGCCTGGAATGATGCACTGCTTCAATCCGGCAACATGCTGGTTGAGTTCACCGGTGATAGAGCTGAAGATGGTGGTGTCATGGACGCTAAGGGCGTTGCTGCTTGCGGCAGCGTAATCGCTGCTACGGTTAATGGCGTTGTTGCTGCTGGCAGCGTGTATAGCTCGATGGCCGCTAGCGTTGCCGCCTGCTGCTGGCTGTGCCGTTTGGGCCGGCTCCCAGCCCAGCAGCGCGTAGCTGTTATGCGGAAGCTGCTGCTTCACATACGCTTCGCTCTCCGGCGGCAGCCGGTAACCGGATATCATCCGGCCGAGCAGGGCATCCAGCGGCTGCGTTTCTGCCTCCGTTTCTTCCCCGGCGCTGCTCAGGCCCGGGATGCGGTCCCGGGTTTTTTGTAACACCTGCAATAAGGCACCGGCTTCCAGCTTCGGCTTCAAAATATAGTCCGCCACCCCATGCTGGAACGTCGAGCGCACATAATGAAACTCGCTGAAGCTGCTTAACACAATCACCTCAGTAGCCGGATAATCGCGCTTCACCAGCCGGGTTAACTCCTCGCCATCCATCACCGGCATGACAATATCCGTAATGATGATATGCGGCTGCAGGGTCTGCAGCGAATTCAGCGCTTCCCGCCCGTTGGCCGCTTCACCTACAATCTGAAATCCTTCCTGTTCCCAGTCCAGCACATACTTAATCCCTTGCCGGACCAGGATTTCATCGTCCACAATCAGCACCTTGCATATCGGATTCATGATTCTCCCCCGCCTTCTCTATTCTTAACCTCTGGCCCTAGCCGCTATGAACGGATTATAAAGCGCTATCATGGAGATGGTCAAACTTAAAATAAGAGCAGGGAAGCTTTCCCAGCTCTTGTCTTTGTTAATTAGCTAATTGCATTTTGTACAGCAGATAAGGATAAAACGTCCTTCAGAATGCATTCTGCTGTATTTGGTGCAACAGATTTTCTCAAAAGTGCTACTTTCAGGCCGAATTCCAACATTCTAATGTATGAACTACAACAGAACGTGAAAATACGATGGTTTCTTGGCTTTTGATTGTACAAAGTACAATAGAGCTGGAACTTAAAGATCCCAGCTACTGCGAATATTCGATGGTTAAGGGTTGGCATACAGCTATGTTACATCAAATTAATCAAGTAAGAATTCCAAGCATCTGCTCTATTGCATCGATAATAACCTGCGGTTTCTCTATATGTATATTATGCCCGCTGCCTTGTGCTTCAACCAGGTGACCATTAGTGGAGGTATGCTTCAGCTCATTTGCCACTTTCCCCAGCTTCTCTCTTATGATCCGCTTCGTATCTTCCGGAGTCCCCGGATAGAAGTCATTGACTATTTCCGATTTGATAACGGTCAATGGAATATCGGTTTGCTTCAGTTCCCTAACCTGATCATAGCCGGGCTGAACATTAGAGAACTCGCTGTGCAT
The sequence above is a segment of the Paenibacillus sp. FSL R7-0204 genome. Coding sequences within it:
- a CDS encoding response regulator transcription factor gives rise to the protein MNPICKVLIVDDEILVRQGIKYVLDWEQEGFQIVGEAANGREALNSLQTLQPHIIITDIVMPVMDGEELTRLVKRDYPATEVIVLSSFSEFHYVRSTFQHGVADYILKPKLEAGALLQVLQKTRDRIPGLSSAGEETEAETQPLDALLGRMISGYRLPPESEAYVKQQLPHNSYALLGWEPAQTAQPAAGGNASGHRAIHAASSNNAINRSSDYAAASSNALSVHDTTIFSSITGELNQHVAGLKQCIIPGAESSGTTFMLINLEEAHWPQLLETLHQLADTLAGQETEIRLTLSRSFSSLSELAAIQQESVARLQQCRFFRPEQILLNQPERPDQEAPLPKFNLTQFTEQLKRQQLTEAFGDLHQHVDALSRQKDGDVYQFKSFLGNIIFNITNQLSHLQELEEGKYGLFRAIDEAGTAEQAVQILNDYLSRIMELTSSAAPAPGSNANMTKLLQYIEEHYAEPLTLTELARHFHFNPSYLSSLFTTYNHEGFKEHLNTVRTGKAAELLRAGEAPIAEISSMVGYGDHSYFCKVFKKYYGLSPSGYRRQHYGQE
- a CDS encoding carbohydrate ABC transporter permease: MAKSKRFFMYLFLSIAAIVSIFPFLWMVVSSTNQSVDVTRGRLLPGTHLLENLRKLLDTTDLQLSLMNSAKISITTTLLALLIASLAGYGFEVFRSRSKDIVFNILLLSMMIPFAALMIPLYRMFGQISNVFPWMGIDTIVSVILPTVTTAFLIFFFRQSTKMFPKELLEAGRMDGLSELGIFLRIYLPTMKTTYAAGAIITFMSSWNNYLWPLIVLQTPQTKTMPLLISTLGSGYAPDYGMIMIAIVIGTIPTALVFFVMQKQFVAGMIGSVK
- a CDS encoding ABC transporter substrate-binding protein, which gives rise to MKKGFALVLICLLLLTACSSNSGSKNSGNTAGDKGKTENTAATEPAQAKEITIWAWDPAFNIAALEVAKAEYAKTNPDVKINIVEYAQADIIQKLNTGLNSGTTKGLPNIVLIEDYRSQSFLQSYKDSFYDLSSSIKGTDFADYKSGPTSLDGKQYGIPFDSGVTGLYVRTDYLEQAGYKLADLQDIDWKKYIEIGKAVKEKTGKALITLDPNDLGLIRVMIQSAGEWYLKEDGKTPNIAGNAPLKEAFETYKELTESNVAKVHADWSQFVAALNSGDVASVPTGNWITPSITAEASQSGKWGIAPLPKLTVNKSVHASNLGGSSWYVMNVDGKETAADFMAKTFGSNVEMYQKLLTDIGVIGTFKAAAGGEAYSQANEFFSGQKVVSDFAAWTEQIPSVNYGINTYAIEDILIVEMQNYLNGKDIDSVLSDAQAQAESQIK
- a CDS encoding MFS transporter, translating into MSLSWKVYILAIVSFLVGTSEYILSGILDKVSLSLGVSVAAAGQLITIFSLVYAIFTPILMAVTAGIDRRKLIMTGLGLFVVSNILAVLLPGYGLFVVARIIMAIGAGVVVVTALNIAAKIAPEGKQASAIATVVMGFTASLIIGVPLGRIAADTLGWKSVFGGIALLGIIAMIILSFAIPRVKGDEPIPLRQQLRLLQKPKVALGLAITFFWLGGYSVAYTYLSPYLLGVSGISDKYLSGALLIFGIASMIGSKIGGFSTDRWGVNRTLFSGLILHIVMLILLSLATNTFIGVMVVLLLWSFSAWSSGPTQQYHLTTIEPEASGVMLGLNQSMIQLAMAAGAGIGGVAIETVSLASITWIGAVGVAIAIIATLILYRMNSKLEMNVQHLVQNQ
- a CDS encoding sensor histidine kinase, with protein sequence MRRYWERFKFHSLFIKIFIVMLISIIAVAIASSWTTVRMSEKLFMNTFSITNSKVISQIKASFEAFHYSIVTATNNTQLSGTIRSFLSEEDSDSLRMLRTYYNMTTQMKKIQSTLDAYQVGIKIMGKNGRSYSTNTNNLLMSDRELQQHELTRNTLAEPKRLMYQFYEETMPDSAQKEAVIVGSKALMDRTTGDIYGTLFFTIHEKDFRSFYGSFVSTGNDVVILNKQGMIVSSNRSDLMGQQAGDLLQGAKEIEEQQLAYQNIEFQGTDTILIADYLSSYDFYIVNLIDKQTALGQMVNGKMVVLFCSAIVAVALIVVFLIFRRLTRSLTLLTRQMSKITERNFHNYITVTGSFEFQELGHAYNYMLDELNEYVEKLVETQKEQRNAELAALQHQINPHFLYNTLASVNFLVQQGSQEKAVHTIHALISMLQNALSNVSESITVTQELENLKSYVFINHVRYGERIRVNFFVSPDCMDCHLPKLIIQPFIENAFFHAFTQKSGGYIHILISQDAGSLLCEVVDNGDGMDTGAADLPMSGLAGKRQLFTGIGIRNVHDRLVLMYGEEYGVTIKSAPGEGTAIRIRLPLMKK
- a CDS encoding carbohydrate ABC transporter permease, producing the protein MHQTNSKLRFRTKSVLTGWSFVLLAVILIFVFYFYPMLQALILSFQTGTGSNLTFTGFDNYSRLLSDKTFIVSVKNTFIYLLVQVPLMIILALFISVLLNDSKLRFKGFFRTAIFLPCVTSLVAYSVVFKYLFSGNGLVNTMLLKLHLVSAPIEWITDPFWAKITIIIAITWRWTGYNMIFYLSALQNIDHSIYEAAKIDGASSTRQFFGITVPLLKPIILFTSITSTIGTLQLFDEVMNITKGGPGNATQTISQYIYNLSFKYAADFGYAATVSYSIVIMIALLSVIQFKVAGDKNG
- a CDS encoding ArsR/SmtB family transcription factor; this translates as MNPIDVFKALSNESRLQILQWLKEPYVHFKPHEGVDMEEIGVCVSQITDKLNMTQSTASQYLTMLQRAGLITTKRIGKFTYYQRDEEAIRQLAQYTMTDM